In Monodelphis domestica isolate mMonDom1 chromosome 4, mMonDom1.pri, whole genome shotgun sequence, one DNA window encodes the following:
- the SVBP gene encoding small vasohibin-binding protein isoform X1, which translates to MVLSGEAAPETEEDGEDTGGGKESSALGSPVPISGRAVFELQKRQAMEPPGRKEKPKVKEPVSRVEKARQKSAQQELKQRQRAEIYALNRVMTELEQQQFDEFCKQMQPPRE; encoded by the exons ATGGTTCTGTCTGGGGAGGCAGCGCCGGAAACTGAGGAGGATGGGGAGGATACAGGCGGGGGGAAGGAGAG CTCTGCACTGGGCAGCCCTGTTCCCATTTCCGGCAGAGCTGTGTTTGAATTGCAGAAAAGGCAAGCCATGGAGCCTCCTGGGAGGAAAGAAAAACCCAAGGTGAAAGAGCCTGTAAGTCGAGTAGAGAAAGCCAGGCAGAAATCAGCCCAGCAGGAATTGAAGCAAAGACAAAGGGCAGAG aTTTATGCTCTCAACAGAGTAATGACAGAGCTGGAGCAACAACAGTTTGATGAGTTCTGTAAGCAGATGCAGCCTCCGAGAGAGTGA
- the TMEM269 gene encoding transmembrane protein 269 isoform X1 gives MLTALLGFFSCIRKHQRKINLLVGFAWKNAAIVLSLGNMITGLSSIFCSFNRKPNSASWLLLISFLFSLASGAVARLGICSNFRTKIDDFAEYTSFGLATALLLMLDGTPSGMLAIFYVLVVFLRLCWYSTEIPFVYQGLPCSYASSLLVSTFLLTNGNKLILFGQAVLMMSFMADRRLYPHDKTLESHFWKKVVFALGAMMLWHSFYMTPFYFLIWSSSYIFVPAIWGKKVTWPPAPGTASPSGSAFVFTE, from the exons ATGCTGACAGCCCTCCTTG GTTTCTTCAGTTGCATCAGGAAACATCAACGGAAGATAAACCTGCTGGTTGGGTTTGCTTGGAAGAATGCTGCTATCGTCTTGTCCCTAGGAAACATGATCACAGGGTTGTCTTCTATCTTCTGCAGCTTCAACAG AAAACCCAACTCTGCCTCTTGGCTCCTCCTCATCAGCTTTTTATTCAGTCTAGCAAGTGGAGCTGTGGCCAGACTGGGCATCTGCTCTAACTTCA GGACCAAGATAGATGACTTTGCTGAATACACCTCCTTTGGCCTTGCCACTGCCCTGCTTCTGATGTTGGATGGGACCCCCAGTGGAATGCTTGCCATCTTTTATGTGCTGGTTGTCTTCTTACGATTGTGTTGGTATTCAACTG AGATTCCCTTCGTGTACCAGGGACTACCCTGTTCATATGCCTCCTCCTTGTTGGTCTCCACCTTTCTCCTGACCAATGGCAACAAGCTCATTCTTTTTGGCCAGGCTGTCTTGATGATGAGCTTTATGGCAGATCGCCGCCTCTACCCCCACGATAAAACCCTGGAGTCCCATTTTTGGAAGAAGGTGGTTTTTGCCCTGG GTGCTATGATGCTCTGGCATTCATTCTATATGACTCCTTTCTACTTCTTGATTTGGTCCAGCTCCTACATCTTCGTCCCAGCTATATGGGGCAAGAAGGTAACTTGGCCCCCAGCACCAGGAACAGCTAGCCCATCAGGCAGTGCCTTTGTTTTCACTGAATGA
- the TMEM269 gene encoding transmembrane protein 269 isoform X4: MLTALLGFFSCIRKHQRKINLLVGFAWKNAAIVLSLGNMITGLSSIFCSFNRKPNSASWLLLISFLFSLASGAVARLGICSNFKIPFVYQGLPCSYASSLLVSTFLLTNGNKLILFGQAVLMMSFMADRRLYPHDKTLESHFWKKVVFALGAMMLWHSFYMTPFYFLIWSSSYIFVPAIWGKKVTWPPAPGTASPSGSAFVFTE, translated from the exons ATGCTGACAGCCCTCCTTG GTTTCTTCAGTTGCATCAGGAAACATCAACGGAAGATAAACCTGCTGGTTGGGTTTGCTTGGAAGAATGCTGCTATCGTCTTGTCCCTAGGAAACATGATCACAGGGTTGTCTTCTATCTTCTGCAGCTTCAACAG AAAACCCAACTCTGCCTCTTGGCTCCTCCTCATCAGCTTTTTATTCAGTCTAGCAAGTGGAGCTGTGGCCAGACTGGGCATCTGCTCTAACTTCA AGATTCCCTTCGTGTACCAGGGACTACCCTGTTCATATGCCTCCTCCTTGTTGGTCTCCACCTTTCTCCTGACCAATGGCAACAAGCTCATTCTTTTTGGCCAGGCTGTCTTGATGATGAGCTTTATGGCAGATCGCCGCCTCTACCCCCACGATAAAACCCTGGAGTCCCATTTTTGGAAGAAGGTGGTTTTTGCCCTGG GTGCTATGATGCTCTGGCATTCATTCTATATGACTCCTTTCTACTTCTTGATTTGGTCCAGCTCCTACATCTTCGTCCCAGCTATATGGGGCAAGAAGGTAACTTGGCCCCCAGCACCAGGAACAGCTAGCCCATCAGGCAGTGCCTTTGTTTTCACTGAATGA
- the SVBP gene encoding small vasohibin-binding protein isoform X3 produces the protein MEPPGRKEKPKVKEPVSRVEKARQKSAQQELKQRQRAEIYALNRVMTELEQQQFDEFCKQMQPPRE, from the exons ATGGAGCCTCCTGGGAGGAAAGAAAAACCCAAGGTGAAAGAGCCTGTAAGTCGAGTAGAGAAAGCCAGGCAGAAATCAGCCCAGCAGGAATTGAAGCAAAGACAAAGGGCAGAG aTTTATGCTCTCAACAGAGTAATGACAGAGCTGGAGCAACAACAGTTTGATGAGTTCTGTAAGCAGATGCAGCCTCCGAGAGAGTGA
- the TMEM269 gene encoding transmembrane protein 269 isoform X3: MLTALLGFFSCIRKHQRKINLLVGFAWKNAAIVLSLGNMITGLSSIFCSFNRKPNSASWLLLISFLFSLASGAVARLGICSNFRTKIDDFAEYTSFGLATALLLMLDGTPSGMLAIFYVLVVFLRLCWYSTEIPFVYQGLPCSYASSLLVSTFLLTNGNKLILFGQAVLMMSFMADRRLYPHDKTLESHFWKKVVFALAPTSSSQLYGARR, from the exons ATGCTGACAGCCCTCCTTG GTTTCTTCAGTTGCATCAGGAAACATCAACGGAAGATAAACCTGCTGGTTGGGTTTGCTTGGAAGAATGCTGCTATCGTCTTGTCCCTAGGAAACATGATCACAGGGTTGTCTTCTATCTTCTGCAGCTTCAACAG AAAACCCAACTCTGCCTCTTGGCTCCTCCTCATCAGCTTTTTATTCAGTCTAGCAAGTGGAGCTGTGGCCAGACTGGGCATCTGCTCTAACTTCA GGACCAAGATAGATGACTTTGCTGAATACACCTCCTTTGGCCTTGCCACTGCCCTGCTTCTGATGTTGGATGGGACCCCCAGTGGAATGCTTGCCATCTTTTATGTGCTGGTTGTCTTCTTACGATTGTGTTGGTATTCAACTG AGATTCCCTTCGTGTACCAGGGACTACCCTGTTCATATGCCTCCTCCTTGTTGGTCTCCACCTTTCTCCTGACCAATGGCAACAAGCTCATTCTTTTTGGCCAGGCTGTCTTGATGATGAGCTTTATGGCAGATCGCCGCCTCTACCCCCACGATAAAACCCTGGAGTCCCATTTTTGGAAGAAGGTGGTTTTTGCCCTGG CTCCTACATCTTCGTCCCAGCTATATGGGGCAAGAAGGTAA
- the TMEM269 gene encoding transmembrane protein 269 isoform X2 has product MITGLSSIFCSFNRKPNSASWLLLISFLFSLASGAVARLGICSNFRTKIDDFAEYTSFGLATALLLMLDGTPSGMLAIFYVLVVFLRLCWYSTEIPFVYQGLPCSYASSLLVSTFLLTNGNKLILFGQAVLMMSFMADRRLYPHDKTLESHFWKKVVFALGAMMLWHSFYMTPFYFLIWSSSYIFVPAIWGKKVTWPPAPGTASPSGSAFVFTE; this is encoded by the exons ATGATCACAGGGTTGTCTTCTATCTTCTGCAGCTTCAACAG AAAACCCAACTCTGCCTCTTGGCTCCTCCTCATCAGCTTTTTATTCAGTCTAGCAAGTGGAGCTGTGGCCAGACTGGGCATCTGCTCTAACTTCA GGACCAAGATAGATGACTTTGCTGAATACACCTCCTTTGGCCTTGCCACTGCCCTGCTTCTGATGTTGGATGGGACCCCCAGTGGAATGCTTGCCATCTTTTATGTGCTGGTTGTCTTCTTACGATTGTGTTGGTATTCAACTG AGATTCCCTTCGTGTACCAGGGACTACCCTGTTCATATGCCTCCTCCTTGTTGGTCTCCACCTTTCTCCTGACCAATGGCAACAAGCTCATTCTTTTTGGCCAGGCTGTCTTGATGATGAGCTTTATGGCAGATCGCCGCCTCTACCCCCACGATAAAACCCTGGAGTCCCATTTTTGGAAGAAGGTGGTTTTTGCCCTGG GTGCTATGATGCTCTGGCATTCATTCTATATGACTCCTTTCTACTTCTTGATTTGGTCCAGCTCCTACATCTTCGTCCCAGCTATATGGGGCAAGAAGGTAACTTGGCCCCCAGCACCAGGAACAGCTAGCCCATCAGGCAGTGCCTTTGTTTTCACTGAATGA
- the SVBP gene encoding small vasohibin-binding protein isoform X2 has translation MERTALRGGESSALGSPVPISGRAVFELQKRQAMEPPGRKEKPKVKEPVSRVEKARQKSAQQELKQRQRAEIYALNRVMTELEQQQFDEFCKQMQPPRE, from the exons ATGGAGAGAACTGCTCTACGCGGCGGGGAGAG CTCTGCACTGGGCAGCCCTGTTCCCATTTCCGGCAGAGCTGTGTTTGAATTGCAGAAAAGGCAAGCCATGGAGCCTCCTGGGAGGAAAGAAAAACCCAAGGTGAAAGAGCCTGTAAGTCGAGTAGAGAAAGCCAGGCAGAAATCAGCCCAGCAGGAATTGAAGCAAAGACAAAGGGCAGAG aTTTATGCTCTCAACAGAGTAATGACAGAGCTGGAGCAACAACAGTTTGATGAGTTCTGTAAGCAGATGCAGCCTCCGAGAGAGTGA